The Schistosoma haematobium chromosome 7, whole genome shotgun sequence genome contains a region encoding:
- the FUT8_9 gene encoding Alpha-(1,6)-fucosyltransferase, variant 2 (EggNog:ENOG41KOG3705~COG:O), with the protein MAQNRSQWRSTTELTTFMNPTCLKSSIKEIIQKILISSGESFHTSDLVLELIYDYIRINANQMLFYLSTTKLPELYDLLNLCKHQPIRLIRIVKYFRTICTSSFIKTNGLSIMNEKQLSSFINDDDDDDRRDDDDDDDDDDDGRDDDDDDDDDDDDDNIRKPNHILPNSKCFNSFLPHNNSNWIRLNKLFHQLSIPLPTIHHHHHYYHKDNSFWQLYPLKFKQIYYQLYKGKLLRLTRIDLMTCNESIEKFLSFHRLRQSASLLNLTKSCNLKKFLYWFYYCTLNNNHNHDENKITLKTINEQYLKMLHNSMTCSTTTTTTTSSFSSSLSSSSLIIDSTVPSGSSSSSSSSSPHEGLHILAYLLNGDILDIIDMILFNRQKLNINLTSPITPIEIKQVLHMFTNILYPRQSSSSS; encoded by the exons atggctcagaatcgatcacaatggcgtag caccactgaattaactacttttatgaatccg ACTTGTTTAAAATCTTCTATTAAAGAGATCATACAAAAAATTTTAATTAGTTCCGGTGAATCATTTCATACATCTGATCTTGTATTAGAATTAATTTATGATTATATACGTATAAATGCTAATCAAATGTTATTCTATTTATCCACAACTAAATTACCAGaattatatgatttattaaatttatgcAAACATCAACCCATTCGTTTAATTAgaattgtaaaatattttcGTACAATATGTACTAgttcatttattaaaacaaatggattaagtataatgaatgaaaaacaattatcatcatttatcaatgatgatgatgatgatgaccgtcgtgacgacgacgatgatgatgatgatgatgatgacggtcgtgacgatgacgacgacgacgatgatgatgatgatgatgataatataaGAAAACCAAATCATATATTACCTAATTCTAAATGTTTCAATTCTTTTCTCCCTCATAACAATTCAAATTGGAtacgtttaaataaattatttcatcaaTTATCTATCCCTTTACCAactattcatcatcatcatcattattatcataagGATAATTCATTTTGGCAATTGTATCCATTGAAAttcaaacaaatttattatcaattatataaAGGTAAATTATTACGTTTAACAAGAATTGATTTAATGACATGTAATGAATCTATTGAGaaatttttatcatttcatCGTTTAAGACAATCAGCTagtttattaaatttaactaaatcatgtaatttaaaaaaatttctttaTTGGTTTTACTATTGTacattgaataataatcataatcatgatgaaaataaaattacattgaAAACTATCAATGAACAATATTTGAAAATGTTACATAATAGTATGACAtgttctactactactacgacgacGACCTCCTCCTTCTCCTCTTCGTTGTCATCATCTTCTTTGATCATCGATTCGACAGTACCATCTGGGTCATCATCctcatcctcatcatcatcacctCATGAAGGTTTACATATACTTGCTTATTTATTAAATGGTGATATCTTAGATATAATTgatatgattttatttaatcgacaaaaattaaatattaatttaacatCACCTATTACACCAATTGAAATTAAACAAGTTTTACATATGTTTACTAATATATTGTATCCAagacaatcatcatcatcatcatga
- the FUT8_9 gene encoding Alpha-(1,6)-fucosyltransferase (EggNog:ENOG41KOG3705~COG:O), whose product MTCLKSSIKEIIQKILISSGESFHTSDLVLELIYDYIRINANQMLFYLSTTKLPELYDLLNLCKHQPIRLIRIVKYFRTICTSSFIKTNGLSIMNEKQLSSFINDDDDDDRRDDDDDDDDDDDGRDDDDDDDDDDDDDNIRKPNHILPNSKCFNSFLPHNNSNWIRLNKLFHQLSIPLPTIHHHHHYYHKDNSFWQLYPLKFKQIYYQLYKGKLLRLTRIDLMTCNESIEKFLSFHRLRQSASLLNLTKSCNLKKFLYWFYYCTLNNNHNHDENKITLKTINEQYLKMLHNSMTCSTTTTTTTSSFSSSLSSSSLIIDSTVPSGSSSSSSSSSPHEGLHILAYLLNGDILDIIDMILFNRQKLNINLTSPITPIEIKQVLHMFTNILYPRQSSSSS is encoded by the exons ATG ACTTGTTTAAAATCTTCTATTAAAGAGATCATACAAAAAATTTTAATTAGTTCCGGTGAATCATTTCATACATCTGATCTTGTATTAGAATTAATTTATGATTATATACGTATAAATGCTAATCAAATGTTATTCTATTTATCCACAACTAAATTACCAGaattatatgatttattaaatttatgcAAACATCAACCCATTCGTTTAATTAgaattgtaaaatattttcGTACAATATGTACTAgttcatttattaaaacaaatggattaagtataatgaatgaaaaacaattatcatcatttatcaatgatgatgatgatgatgaccgtcgtgacgacgacgatgatgatgatgatgatgatgacggtcgtgacgatgacgacgacgacgatgatgatgatgatgatgataatataaGAAAACCAAATCATATATTACCTAATTCTAAATGTTTCAATTCTTTTCTCCCTCATAACAATTCAAATTGGAtacgtttaaataaattatttcatcaaTTATCTATCCCTTTACCAactattcatcatcatcatcattattatcataagGATAATTCATTTTGGCAATTGTATCCATTGAAAttcaaacaaatttattatcaattatataaAGGTAAATTATTACGTTTAACAAGAATTGATTTAATGACATGTAATGAATCTATTGAGaaatttttatcatttcatCGTTTAAGACAATCAGCTagtttattaaatttaactaaatcatgtaatttaaaaaaatttctttaTTGGTTTTACTATTGTacattgaataataatcataatcatgatgaaaataaaattacattgaAAACTATCAATGAACAATATTTGAAAATGTTACATAATAGTATGACAtgttctactactactacgacgacGACCTCCTCCTTCTCCTCTTCGTTGTCATCATCTTCTTTGATCATCGATTCGACAGTACCATCTGGGTCATCATCctcatcctcatcatcatcacctCATGAAGGTTTACATATACTTGCTTATTTATTAAATGGTGATATCTTAGATATAATTgatatgattttatttaatcgacaaaaattaaatattaatttaacatCACCTATTACACCAATTGAAATTAAACAAGTTTTACATATGTTTACTAATATATTGTATCCAagacaatcatcatcatcatcatga